A window of Candidatus Kinetoplastibacterium crithidii (ex Angomonas deanei ATCC 30255) contains these coding sequences:
- the sucC gene encoding ADP-forming succinate--CoA ligase subunit beta: MKIHEYQGKELLRRFNVTVPRGIPAFSIDEAISAAEKLGGPVWVVKAQIHAGGRGKGGGVKLARSLDEVKKISSEILGMQLVTHQTGSQGQKVRRLLIEEGADIRKEYYFGIVTDRGTQRICVMASSEGGMDIEEVAAKSPEKIIKVFVDPTVGLTNEEAKNLARSIGVPEQSVEKASLEFIKLYKAYWDTDASLVEVNPLILTGDGNIVSLDAKFNFDANALFRHPDIVVYRDLDEEDPAEVEASKFDLAYIQLDGNIGCLVNGAGLAMATMDTIKLFGGEPANFLDVGGGATASKVTEAFKIMLKNKEVKAILVNIFGGIMRCDVIAEGVILACKAVDLKVPLVVRMKGTNEELGKKMLSESGLPIISADTMAEAATKVVAAVK, translated from the coding sequence ATGAAGATTCACGAGTATCAAGGTAAAGAACTGCTTAGACGGTTTAATGTAACTGTACCACGTGGCATTCCAGCGTTTTCTATTGATGAAGCTATATCTGCTGCTGAAAAGCTTGGTGGTCCAGTATGGGTTGTTAAGGCTCAAATTCATGCAGGAGGTCGAGGTAAAGGAGGTGGAGTTAAATTAGCACGTTCTTTAGACGAAGTAAAAAAAATATCCTCAGAAATATTGGGTATGCAACTTGTAACTCACCAGACAGGTTCTCAAGGACAAAAAGTTCGTCGTTTATTAATTGAGGAAGGTGCTGACATAAGAAAAGAGTACTATTTTGGCATAGTAACTGATCGAGGAACACAAAGAATTTGTGTCATGGCTTCCAGTGAAGGAGGTATGGACATAGAAGAAGTAGCGGCAAAAAGTCCTGAGAAAATAATAAAGGTATTTGTTGACCCTACAGTTGGTTTAACTAATGAAGAAGCTAAAAATTTAGCAAGAAGTATAGGTGTTCCAGAGCAATCAGTTGAAAAAGCATCTTTAGAATTTATCAAACTGTATAAAGCTTATTGGGATACTGACGCATCATTGGTTGAAGTTAACCCGTTGATTTTGACAGGTGACGGAAATATAGTCTCATTGGATGCTAAGTTTAATTTTGATGCTAATGCGCTTTTTCGTCATCCTGATATTGTTGTCTATCGTGATTTAGATGAAGAAGATCCAGCAGAAGTAGAAGCTAGTAAGTTTGATCTTGCTTATATACAGCTAGATGGAAATATAGGTTGTTTAGTAAATGGGGCAGGTTTGGCGATGGCTACCATGGATACTATTAAACTGTTTGGTGGAGAACCTGCTAACTTTCTTGATGTTGGTGGTGGTGCTACAGCTTCTAAAGTAACAGAAGCATTTAAAATAATGCTAAAAAATAAAGAAGTGAAAGCTATTTTAGTTAATATCTTTGGCGGAATTATGAGATGTGATGTTATTGCTGAAGGTGTAATATTAGCTTGTAAAGCAGTAGACCTTAAAGTTCCATTAGTTGTCAGAATGAAAGGAACTAATGAAGAGTTAGGCAAGAAAATGTTGTCTGAATCTGGTTTGCCAATTATCAGTGCAGATACTATGGCTGAGGCTGCTACCAAAGTCGTTGCTGCTGTTAAATAA
- a CDS encoding regulatory protein RecX, whose translation MKKKLISIAIKLLSKRNYSCHELSKKLLSFCEDHSEIDYTIELLKEKKFLSDEIFSERLVAKYINNYGSQFIFLKMKFYGIDIELIEKNISEIKETDFDRALSLCEKKFGSNSNQAVSYSKKARFLASRGFSNEIVYKVLNDSKYDL comes from the coding sequence TTGAAGAAAAAACTAATTTCGATCGCTATAAAGCTTTTAAGCAAAAGAAACTACTCTTGCCATGAGCTTTCTAAAAAATTACTGTCATTTTGTGAAGATCACTCAGAGATAGACTATACAATTGAACTTCTAAAAGAAAAGAAATTTCTTTCTGATGAGATTTTTTCAGAGCGATTAGTAGCTAAGTATATTAACAATTATGGAAGTCAATTTATTTTTTTGAAAATGAAATTTTATGGTATAGATATAGAGCTTATAGAAAAAAATATTTCTGAAATTAAAGAAACAGATTTTGATAGGGCATTATCTCTATGTGAAAAAAAATTTGGTAGCAATTCAAATCAAGCTGTTTCTTATAGCAAAAAAGCTAGATTTTTAGCCTCACGTGGTTTCTCTAACGAAATAGTTTATAAGGTTTTAAATGATTCTAAATATGATTTATAA
- the recA gene encoding recombinase RecA, which produces MSEQNTKVDKSDKDKALSAAISQIEKQFGKGSVMRYGDNDVQNDIQVISTGSLGLDIALGVGGLPRGRVIEIYGPESSGKTTLTLQVIAEMQKIGGTCAFIDAEHALDVQYASKLGIVLSDLLVSQPDTGEQALEIADALVRSGSVDLIVIDSVAALVPKAEIEGDMGDSLPGLQARLMSQALRKLTATIKRTNCMVIFINQIRMKIGVMFGSPETTTGGNALKFYASVRLDIRRVGSIKKGDEVVGSETRVKVVKNKVAPPFKQAEFDIMYGTGISRAGEIIDLGVTNGFLEKSGSWYSYKGNKIGQGKDTVREFLNANVDVSKEIEDSIRENLIHGNRSLSKPLEDKQVD; this is translated from the coding sequence ATGAGTGAACAAAATACTAAAGTTGATAAATCTGATAAAGACAAGGCTTTGTCAGCTGCAATTTCTCAAATTGAAAAACAATTTGGGAAAGGCTCTGTAATGCGTTATGGAGATAATGATGTTCAGAATGATATTCAAGTAATATCAACTGGTTCATTAGGCCTTGATATAGCTTTAGGTGTTGGCGGCTTACCAAGAGGTCGTGTTATAGAAATTTATGGTCCAGAGTCTTCTGGGAAGACTACTCTTACATTACAAGTTATAGCTGAAATGCAAAAGATAGGCGGAACTTGTGCTTTTATTGATGCAGAACACGCGTTAGATGTTCAATATGCATCTAAGCTTGGAATTGTGCTTTCTGACTTGCTGGTTTCGCAACCAGATACTGGTGAACAGGCTCTAGAAATTGCTGATGCTTTAGTTAGATCTGGTTCTGTGGACTTGATAGTTATTGACTCAGTAGCTGCATTGGTTCCTAAGGCTGAGATAGAGGGCGATATGGGTGATTCTTTGCCTGGATTACAGGCTAGACTGATGAGCCAAGCTCTTAGGAAACTGACTGCAACTATTAAAAGAACTAATTGCATGGTTATATTTATTAATCAAATAAGGATGAAAATAGGTGTAATGTTTGGTAGTCCTGAGACAACTACTGGAGGTAATGCCTTAAAGTTTTATGCGTCTGTTCGTTTGGATATTAGAAGGGTAGGTTCTATTAAGAAAGGTGATGAAGTTGTAGGCAGTGAAACAAGAGTAAAAGTAGTAAAAAATAAAGTAGCTCCTCCTTTTAAACAAGCTGAGTTTGACATAATGTATGGAACAGGTATATCAAGAGCAGGAGAAATTATTGATTTAGGTGTAACAAATGGATTCCTTGAGAAATCAGGATCATGGTATAGTTACAAAGGAAATAAAATTGGCCAAGGTAAAGATACTGTTCGAGAATTTTTGAATGCAAATGTTGATGTATCTAAAGAAATTGAAGATTCCATCAGAGAAAATCTTATTCATGGAAATCGTTCTCTTTCTAAGCCTTTAGAAGATAAACAGGTGGATTGA